The stretch of DNA GATCTTTTGCAAAAGCTGCACTTTTTCGTCAAAGCCCGGTGCGCCAATTGGATTTTCATCCGTATAAAGATGACGGTTGGTGCCTGCTGGCGCACTCGCATAAGAGCCGCCATAGCCTTTCAACGTCGCTGACACCGCGTCGGACGCGCGTTTGAGGGCTGCAAGCGACAGATCGCCTGCATGGGCATAGCCGATTGTTTCGCCCGCAACCGAGCGCAGGCCAAAGCCCTGATCCTGATTGAAAGAGCCGGTTTTGAGTCGCCCATTGTCGAAGACGAGCGCTTCGGCCTCGCGATATTCCATGAACAGTTCGCCGTCGTCGCTGCCTTTGAGGCTCTGCGCGACGAGGCGCTCAATGTCGTCACGGCTGGCGTCGAAACTGTCGATCAGGTTTTTCATAAAAATAATCCTGCGGTATTTTTTATACCGCAGGATGTAAGCCGTAAATTGCTTGAGGACAACCGCTCGTAAGACGATGTGGTTTGTAATTGGGTCTATAGCATAGCGAAAATAGTGATTCTCGGGTCGATGTTGTAGAGACTTAATCAGGGGAGAGCGTCGAAGCCCTCACCAAGCCCATTCAAATCCACCGGAATGCCAACACCTTCTTCTGGTGTCTGGAACACAATAAATGTTGCGGCCTTGCCGGTGCGAAGCGTCTTCAAAAGTTCGTCTTCAAGAATGACTTCCGCATAGCAGCCGTCTTCAAAACAGCGTACGAAATAGGCGCGACCAATATCCTTGCCGTCGACATTGAGGCCCAGACCATTGGGCAACAGCACACCAAGTGGTGCCAGCACGCGTAAAATTCGCGCCTTGTTATCAGCAGTTTTTAGAACCACCACCGAAAGTCCCAGTTCAGGGCGCTTGGCGGCAACCACATTCTGGATAAGTGCGCATTGTTCGGTTTTTGCACCGGCGGGCGTGTCGCATAGGATGGACCATGCGCCGTGCTGCGACTTGAGCTTACCACTCTGTTGTGGATTGGCAGGGGCTGCCTGCGACTGGGCTGCGGGTGCCTGCTCCGGTGTCTGCAAAGGCGCTGGCGCTTGTTGCGGCGCTGGTGTTTGGGCTGCGGAGGGCAGCGTGAAGGCACCCAGCGACAGGGTGATACCAGCGGCAAGGGCCGTCAGGCGCTTGGTGATCGTGCGGCGGGCAAGCATGCGGACAGTCATGAAATCTCCAGATTGAATCCGTGATCGAATCCCAAATCGAATCAGTGTGACGTTAATGGGCACAATCGGCGATGAAAAGCGCTTGGGGAAGCGTTTTTGCCGCCGTAACCATCATAGCAACGATGACGTTTGCTTTGCTCGTCACATGACACAATAGGCGAAATCTCTTTTCAAATCATGGCTTCATTATGGGAATCGCATGTTTTTCCCAAGTTTACAGTATTTTGCGTATGCAAGGGGCGTGTGCGCTGCGGTTTGATGAGTGGCTGCGCGCAAAAATGCCGCACAGGAACGTATTCGCCTTGCTTGCGGTGTAGGATAAGGTGTGCTTGAACGCCGATGGGGATGCGGTCGTCTGACGTCCGGCGTCCAGCCTGAAAGGGCGAAAAGGGAGAGACTACTGGTGGATAAAATTGTTGCCACAACGAGGGGTGCCGTCGTTGGCGCTGCTGCCATGCTGTGGATGACCGGCTCCGCGTTGGCGGATATGCCGCGTCCGTGGGAATGGAGATTTCAGGAAGCTGCGACCGGCATAGCCGCGCAGATCCATTGGTTTGAGCGTTATTCGCTCTGGTTCATTATTCCGATTACCTTGCTGGTTCTCGCGCTTTTGGTCGTGGTCGCCTTGCGCTTTCGTGCAAGCGTCAACCCCGAACCATCCAAGACCAGCCACAATACGGCAGTCGAAGTGGTCTGGACCATCGGTCCTGTGATCATCCTGCTGTTTCTGGCGGTTCCCTCGTTCCAGTTGCTGACCGCGCAATATTCACCGGATGACCCGACGTTGACCGTCAAGGCGACCGGCAACCAGTGGTACTGGAGCTATGAATATCAGCTTGAAACGCCGGTGAGCTTTGATTCGCTGCTCTTGAAAGATGATGACCGCGCGAGTGCTGGTAAGGAAGACAAGGCCCGCTATCCGCGCTTGCTTGCGGTCGATAACGAGGTTGTCGTGCCTGTCGACGAAACGGTGCGTCTGCTGGTGACGGCCGGTGATGTCATCCATTCATGGACGATTCCCGCCTTTGGCGTAAAAATGGACGCTGTCCCAGGACGCATCAACGAAGCCTGGTTCAAGGCCGACAAGGAAGGCCTTTATTACGGCCAGTGCTCGGAGCTCTGCGGCAAGGACCATGGGTTTATGCCGATTGCCGTGCGTGTTGTCTCGAAAGAACAATATGATACCTGGATCGCTGCTGCCGGATCGGACCTCGATGGTGCGAACAAGGCGTTGCAAGCAGTCGTCGAAGGCGATTCAAAAGATAAAGTGGCTGCGGCGGGTTTCTGATCCCGAACGCCAAACTGTTGAAAAACGGGAGCGAATTCCATGGCTGGCACAGCAGCTAACGAACATGCCCATGATGACCACAAGCCGCGCGGCTGGGTGCGCTGGGTCTATTCTACCAATCATAAAGACATCGGGACCCTGTACCTGATTTTTGCAATCATGTCCGGCATCATCGGCGGCGCTTTGTCGATCGCCATGCGCGCGGAATTGCAGGAACCCGGCATTCAAATCTTCCACGGCCTCGCCGCAATGGTCTATGGCGTGGAAGGCGATGCAGCGCTTGATGCCGGCAAGCACATGTTCAATGTGTTTACCTCTGCGCACGCGCTGGTCATGATTTTCTTCATGGTCATGCCTGCGTTGATCGGTGGTTTCGCGAACTGGATGATCCCGCTGATGATCGGCGCGCCTGATATGGCGTTCCCGCGCATGAACAACATCTCGTTCTGGCTTTTGCCGCCTGCGCTGGCGCTTTTGCTGATTTCGCTGTTCATGCCCGCAGGCCCTGGCATATGGGGACCGGGCGGCGGCTGGACGCTTTATCCACCTTTCTCGACGACCGGGCAGCCGGGACCGGCAGTGGATTTCGCAATTCTTGCCATCCACGTCTCCGGTGTGTCGTCGATTCTCGGCGCGATTAACTTCATCACCACGATTTTGAACATGCGCGCACCGGGCATGACGCTGCACAAGATGCCGCTGTTTGCCTGGGCCGTGCTGGTGACAGCATTCCTGCTGCTCTTGTCTCTGCCGGTTCTGGCAGGCGGCATCACCATGTTGCTCACCGACCGCAATTTCAGCACTTCCTTCTTCACGCCCGATGGTGGCGGTGATCCGATCCTCTACCAGCACCTGTTCTGGTTCTTTGGTCACCCGGAAGTCTACATTCTGATCCTGCCGGGCTTTGGTATTGTCAGCCACATTGTCTCGACCTTCTCGCGCAAGCCGATCTTCGGCTATCTTGGCATGGCCTATGCCATGGTCGCCATCGGTGTGGTCGGCTTCGTGGTCTGGGCGCACCATATGTATACGGTCGGTCTGTCGCTTGATACGCAGCGCTATTTCGTATTCGCAACCATGGTGATCGCGGTGCCCACCGGCATCAAGATATTCTCGTGGATTGCCACCATGTGGGGCGGGTCGATTACCTTCCGCGCGCCCATGCTGTGGGCCATCGGGTTCATATTCCTGTTCACTGTTGGTGGTGTGACGGGTGTGCAGCTCGCCAATGCTGGTCTCGATCGTGCTCTGCACGATACCTATTACGTGGTGGCGCATTTCCATTACGTGCTGTCACTGGGAGCTGTGTTCGCGATCTTCGCAGGCTGGTACTACTGGTTCCCGAAGATGAGCGGCTATATGTATAACGAGTTCACGGCGAAGCTGCATTTCTGGGTCACCTTCATCGGCGTGAACCTTGTGTTCTTCCCGCAGCATTTCCTCGGCCTTGCCGGTATGCCACGCCGTTATATCGATTACCCCGATGCCTATGCGGGCTGGAACATGGTGTCGTCCTACGGCTCCTACATTTCGGGCTTTGCCGTACTGATCTTCCTCTACAACGTCTTTGACGCTTTCGCGAAGAAGCGTGAGGCCGGTGCAAATCCGTGGGGTGAGGGTGCGACGACGCTCGAATGGCAGCTTTCGTCACCGCCACCGTTCCACCAGTGGGAACAGTTGCCGCGCATCAAGTAACCATGCGCGCGTGGGTGAGGGGTTTAGAGCCTTCACCCCTTGCTGAAAAATGTGCTATGGGTGGGCAGCATTGTGTTTTGCCCATAGCCGCGTGTGTCATTAGGCCGTCAATCGGTACGCCTGTCGGGGCAGACAGTGCTTTCTTCGGGAGGAATGTCTGTATCGGTTCGCTCGCATCTTTAGGGAGATGTGGGTCGAGTTCGATGAATTCGAGGTTATTGGAATAAAATGTCTCTGGTGGAAAAAAATACGGTTGGCGATGGAATTGCCTCTCTGTCGGAGGCAACGGCTCGCGACTACCTTATTCTGCTCAAACCCCGGGTGATGTCTCTGGTGGTATTCACGGGGCTGGTCGGTCTCATGCTGGCGCCGGGCCATATGAATCCGGTTCTGGCGACCATCAGCATTTTGTGCATCGCGGTGGGTGCGGGTGCATCGGGCGCGCTCAATATGTGGTATGATGCCGATATCGACGCGGTGATGAAGCGCACGAAAAACCGTCCCGTTCCTGCAGGCATCATTACGCCCAATCAGGTTCTGGCCTTTGGCCTCACGCTGTCGGTTTTTTCGGTTATGACACTGGGACTGATGGTCAACTGGCTGTCGGCGGCGTTGCTTGCCTTCACAATCTTCTTTTATGCCGTCGTTTATACAATGTGGCTCAAACGCTCGACGCCGCAGAACATTGTCATTGGCGGTGCTGCAGGAGCCTTCCCGCCGATGATCGGCTGGGCGGCTGCAACAGGTGAGATCACGCTCGACAGTGTCGTGCTTTTCATGGTCATCTTTTTGTGGACGCCGCCGCATTTCTGGGCGCTGTCGCTGTTTTCGAGCAATGATTATGAGGCAGCCCGCATTCCGATGATGCCCAATGTCAAGGGCGAGCTTTCCACCCGCCGTCAGGCGATGTTCTATACGCTGCTGATGGCGCCCGTGGGTGTGCTGCCATGGGTTCTTGGCTTTGCCGGCCCTGTTTACGGCGCGATCGCGATCCTGTTCGGGGCGGCTTTTATTTATTATGCTTGGCGTCTGTGGCGGGCGGATTCACAACCCTCAATGCTCGCTGCCGCTCGAAAACTGTTCCGCTTTTCGCTTCTTTATCTGAGCGGGCTGTTTGCGACTCTGCTTTTTGAAGCCCTGACGCTTAAGGCGCTCAACGCCTTTGGAGTACTATAATGGAAAAGACCATCGACAAGCCGATGGACGACGACAAGCTGGAGCTGGTGGCTCCGACCGAGCGGCAGAAAAAGGCGCAGCGTAACCGCTCGTTCGGGCTCGCTATTGCGCTGGTTCTGTTCGTGGTGCTGGTCTATGTCGGCACGTTGGCCAAGCTTGGTGCGAATATACTGGCGCGACCGCTGTAACATAAAGTTTCGGGAGGGAAACGGGAGAAAGCCATGGCAGATCGGCAAAGTGATATTGTAGATGAGAAGCTGAAACGCCAGCAGCGTTCCAACCGAACGATTGCGGTTGCCTGCCTTTCGTTTTTTATCTGCATGGTGGGTGCGGCCTATGCTTCCGTACCGCTTTACCGGATTTTTTGTCAGGTTACAGGTTATGGCGGGACCACGCAGCGTGTGGAGCAATATTCCGACACCATCCTCGATAAGACGATCAAGGTGCGTTTTGACGCCAATACGGCCAACGGCCTGCCATGGGATTTCAAGCCTGTCGAGCGCGAGGTCGTGGTGCGTATCGGCGAAACCAAGTTGATCAAATATGAAGCGCAGAACCTGTTCAGCGAGGCAAGCTATGGTCGTGCCAGCTTCAATGTAGCACCTGGTCGCGCCGGGGCTTATTTCAACAAGGTCGAGTGTTTCTGCTTCACCGATACAGCGCTTCAACCGGGCGAGGATATGGAAATGCCGGTGGTGTTCTTCGTCGACCCGGAAATCGTTAACGATCCCGACCTTAAAGACGTACAGACGATTACACTGTCCTATACGTTTTTCCCCATCGACAAGCCCACGTCTCCGCCGAAGCCGGTTGCGAGTGCAAAGCCCGATACGGTGAAGAACGGAAGCTAAAAGAATATAAGCGGCGCACAATGCCGCAAAGACAAACGGGCCGAGCGGCTCTATTGTAGGATCAAGGAATTGCCTTATGTTTGCTCAAAGCATGCAGCGGGTATGAGAGAGAACCCTCACGGGGAATACGGGGAGACACATGGCGGATATCCATCAGAAGAACCACGATTATCATATCATTGCGCCCAGCCCCTGGCCGTTTTTAAGCTCGGTCGGCGTTTTCGTGCTGGCGCTCGGCGGCATTGCCTGGATGCGCTACATCAATGCAGGTGAATTGCCGTTTTTCGGCATCAATCTTGTAACGCCGTGGATTTTCTTTATCGGCCTCGCCATCGTTCTTTACACCATGTATGCGTGGTGGGCCGATACGATCAGGGAGGGCCATGAAGGCCACCATACGCGCGTCGTGTCGATCCATATGCGCTATGGCATGATCATGTTCATCGCCTCCGAAGTCATGTTCTTTGTGGCGTGGTTTTGGGCTTTCTTCGACGCGAGCCTGTTCCCCAATGAAGTGCATCAGGTGGCGCGTGCGGAGTTTACCGGCGGACAATGGCCGCCCAAGGGTATCGAGGTTCTCGACCCGCTGCATCTGCCGCTTTACAACACCGTCATCCTGCTTCTGTCGGGCACGACACTGACATGGGCCCACCATGCGCTCTTGCATAATGACCGCAAGGGCATGATCGCTGGACTGTCGATCACCGTGGCGCTTGGCGTGCTGTTCTCCTTCGTCCAAGCCTATGAATATGTTTATGCGCCGTTCGCGTTCAAGGACTCGATCTATGGCGCGACCTTCTTCATGGCGACCGGCTTTCACGGTTTCCACGTTCTGGTTGGCACGATTTTCCTCGCGGTTTGCCTGATCCGCGCTTTGCGTGGTGATTTCACGCCCAAGCAGCATTTCGGCTTTGAAGCTGCGGCCTGGTATTGGCATTTCGTAGACGTGGTCTGGCTGTTCCTGTTCTTCGCCATTTATGTCTGGGGCGGATGGGGTGCGCCGATGCACGGCTGATCGCCGCGCTGGACAGTTTTCAAGGCGGCCCTGGTGACATGGCCGCCTTGGTTTTTTTAGGAAGAGGGAACATGCCGGACCATCATCACTATCCCGCCGTGGATCCCATCAAGAGCGGTCTGACCGGACATTGCCCACGCTGTGGCGAAGGCAAGCTGTTCAACGGGTTTTTGAGCGTAGCGCCACGTTGTAGGGCCTGTGAGCTTGATTATTCCTTTGCCGATTCCGGCGATGGCCCCGCTGCCTTCGTGATCCTGATCATCGGTTTCATCGTTGTGGGTTCAGCCCTTTGGCTTGAGGTCAATGTCGGTCCACCGCTCTGGGTACATTTTATCTTATGGGTGCCGCTGGCAATTATTTTGAGCCTTGTCGCCATGCGCGCCATGAAGGGTATTCTCATCAATCTGCAATATCGCAACAAGGCCGCACCCGGGCGCCTGGACAGCGACGAATGACGCGAACTGGTACACGCTTTCCTTGGGGCCTTGTGATCGCGTCAGGCATCGCCTTTGTGATTCTGCTGGCGCTCGGCACATGGCAGGTGGAGCGGCTCAACTGGAAAGAGGCCCTTATCGCTTCGACCAAAGAGCGCATTCATGAGCCGCCGTTGCCATTGGCCGAAATGGAAGACATCTATCAGCGCGAAGGCAGCGTCGAATATCGTCCCGTTACGGTCTCAGGCACATTCATGCATCAGGGAGAGCGGCATTTTCTGGCGACCTATGAGAGTGCTGCAGGCTACAATGTCTATACGCCCTTGATGCTTGAGGATAGGCGTTTTGTGCTCGTCAATCGCGGTTTCGTGCCTTATGCCAAAAAGGATCCGGCGACCCGCATGGAGGGTCAGCTTGATGGTCCCGTAACCGTGAGCGGACTTGCGCGCGATCCGTTGAGCGCAAAGCCCGGGTTTTTCCTGCCCGACAATGATGTCGCCAAAAACATCTTCTATTGGAAGGATTGGCAGGCAATGGCGCAAAGTGCCGATGTGCCGGATATGAATAGCGCCGTTCCGTTTTTCATCGATGCCGACAAAAAGTCCAATCCGGGCGGATTGCCTATCGGTGGCGTGACGATCGTGGACTTTCCCAACAACCACCTGCAATATGCAGTGACATGGTATGGGCTGGCGCTGGCGCTGGCGGGCGTTGTTGGAACATGGCTTTGGCGGCACCGGAGAGCGTAAGGGGTTGACATTGGCTCCGTTGCAGCCCAACTCCGGTTCTGTATTATCCGCGTTCACGACCGCCGACCCTAGCGAGTATTTGATGACCGATCAGCAAAAACCTCTGGAAATCCGTCTCTGCGGCCCGCGCGGTTTTTGCGCTGGTGTCGACCGTGCGATCCAGATTGTTGTGCTGGCGCTTAAAAAATACGGCGCGCCGGTCTATGTGCGCCACGAGATCGTGCATAATCGCTATGTGGTCGAGGGCCTGCAATCGCGCGGTGCGGTTTTTGTTGAAGAACTCCATGAAATTCCGGCCGAGCATCGCGATCAGCCGGTGGTGTTTTCCGCCCATGGTGTGCCGAAATCCGTGCCAGCTGATGCCGAGGCCAAGAACCTGTTCTATCTTGATGCCACCTGTCCGCTGGTATCGAAAGTTCACAAGCAGGCCATGCGCCATCAGCGCCTTGGTCGACATGTCATCCTGATCGGCCATTCCGGCCACCCCGAGGTTATCGGTACCATGGGGCAGTTGCCGGAAGGAGCTGTGACGCTGATTGAAACCGTCGAGGATGCGCGGACAATTGAATTTTCAGATCCCGATAATCTTGGCTTCGTCACCCAGACGACGCTTTCGGTCGATGATACGGCCGGCATTATTGAGGAATTGCAGAACCGCTTTCCCAATATGAATGCGGCAGCCGCCGAATCGATCTGCTATGCCACTACCAACCGACAGGATGCGGTGCGCGCTGCGGCGCCCGGTTGTGATCTGTTTTTGATTGTTGGTGCGCCCAATTCATCCAATTCCAAACGCCTAGTCGAGGTGGCGGAAAAGGCTGGAGCACGTATGTCGATGCTTGTGCAGCGCGCAGCCGACATCGAATGGGACAGGATAGGCGATATTTCGGTGGTTGGTCTTTCGGCGGGAGCGTCTGCGCCTGAAATCATCGTCGATGAAATCATCGCCTCCTTCCGCGGGCGGTTCAAAGTACGCATCGAGCTGGCCGAGACAACGGTCGAGACCGAGAATTTCCTTGTTAACCGCGAAATACGCGATGTTGAACTGACGGTTCAGGACATGGCATTCGTCAATGGCGAAAACCGCACCGTGGGCATCCCGAAGGTGATGCCAAAGAGCACATAAGGGAAATAAGCGGCATGGCCGTCTATACCGATATCAACGAGATCGAACTTGCAGCGTTTCTTGAGCAATACGACATTGGCACCCTGACCTCCTATAAGGGCATTGCCGAGGGCGTCGAGAATTCCAATTATTTGTTGCGCACGACCAAGGGTACATTCATCCTCACGCTTTACGAAAAGCGTACCAATCGTGAAGACTTGCCGTTCTTTTTGAACCTCATGCAGCATCTGGCGAGCCGTGGGCTGGAATGCCCGCAGCCAGTGGTGCGGCGCGACGGTGAAACCATCAGCGAACTGGCCGGTCGACCCGCGGCTATCGTCACTTTCCTTGAAGGCATGTGGCTGCGAAGGCCCGGTGTCGTCCATTGCGAGGCGGTCGGGCGCGGTCTAGCGCAAATGCATCTGGCGGGCGCGGATTTCAGCATGCGTCGCCGCAACGGTCTGGCATTGGCTGATTGGCATCCGCTATGGGAGCTTTCCAAACCCCGCGCCAATACGGTCGAGCCGGGACTGGTTGCAGAGGCTGAAAGTGACCTTGTCTATCTCGAACGCAACTGGCCAAACGATCTGCCGCAGGGCGTGATCCATGCCGATCTTTTTGCCGATAACGTGTTTTTTCTCGGCGATCAGCTTTCGGGCTTTATCGATTTCTATTTCGCCTGCACCGACATTCTGGCCTATGACGTAGCGATCTGTCTCAACGCTTGGTGTTTTGAAAAGGACTTTTCCTATAATCGCACCAAGGGCGCGGCACTGCTGCGCGGCTATAATGCCGTGCGCCAACTCTCTGCCGCTGAAGTCGATGCATTGCCAGTTCTAGCGCGTGGTGCCGCCATCCGCTTCATGCTGACGCGGCTTTATGACTGGTTGACGGTTCCTGACGGTACATTCGTGGTCAAGAAGGACCCGATGGAATATGTGCGGCGCATGCGCTTTCATCGCCAGATCGAAAATGCCGCTGAATATGGACTTGATCGGCAGGAGATTTCCGCGTGAAGCGCATCGAAGCCTATACTGACGGTGCCTGTTCCGGCAATCCGGGGCCCGGTGGCTGGGGTGCGATCCTACGCTTTAACGGCGTTGAGAAAGAGTTGAATGGGGGTGAGGCGGACACCACCAACAACCGCATGGAACTGATGGCGGCAATTTCCGCGCTACGCGCGCTCAAACAACCCTGTGAGGTCGATCTTTATACAGATTCAGTCTATGTGCGCGATGGTATCGCCAGTTGGATCGAGGGCTGGAAAAAGAACGGCTGGAAGACATCCGCCAAGAAACCGGTCAAGAATGCGGAACTCTGGCAGATGCTTGATGAAGCGCGTAAACCGCACAAGGTCAACTGGCATTGGATCAAGGGCCATGCCGGGCATCCGGAAAACGAACGCGCCGACGAACTCGCTCGTGCGGGCATGGAGCCGTTCAAGTATCGCGGTCACGCCTCGCTTAAAGTAAAATAATCTCGCTCTTGTGCGAAATCTGCGCCTTACCCTCGCTGGATAAGGCGCAAATCTGATCAGAGCTGTTCGAGAAGGGCGCTGGCTGCAGACGTGACAGCCTGTCCCGGCTGTTCTTCAATGTTGAGTGCTTTGACGATGCCATCTTCAATGATTGCCGAATAGCGCTTGGATCGTACGCCAAGTCCGCCGCCGGAAAGGTCGAGATCAAGGCCAGCCGCCTTGGTGAAGGACGCGCTGCCATCTGCTAGAAACAGGATTTTTCCTTCGCCCCCGGTGCTCTCAGCCCACGCCCCCATCACAAAGGGATCATTGACTGAAACAACTGCGATCTGGTCCACGCCCTTCGCAAGGATCGCGTCGCGATTGTCGAGAAAACCCGGCAGATGGTTGAGGCTGCATGTCGGGGTAAACGCACCCGGTACGGCAAAGAGAACGACCTTCTTGCCCTTGAAAATATCGTCGGTGGTCTTTTCCTCGACACCATCTGCGGTCTTGACCTTGAATGTCGCTGCGGGAAGTGTGTCACCAACTTTGATCGTCATCTTTGTCTCCTGATGCAATGGATAAGGGAAGCGCAGTTAAGCCGATCTTGGCACGCCCGGCAATGCCAAGATTTAGTCGAGTGCCACCTGACCGGAAACGGCCTCGCCGTTCTGCACGATGGTGTAATCCACGATCACCGCCTTCGCCTTGCCATGCAGTGTGACGATAAATTCCGGGTCGTCTTGTGCAGGAGATGCAACGGGCTGCGAAAGGCTCATCTTGTCACTGGCAACGAAAAGTTGTGCAGGCGCGTGCGGGTCGGGAAGCGCCAGTTTGAAAATGGCTTTGTCGCCTTCGCGTTTCACCTTTGTAATCCCAAAATCTTTGGAAGCAGGTGCGGGCAGGCGGTCAAAAGCGGTTTCGATGATCGTGCGCACTGCAACCTGTTGTGGGGCAGAAGATTGCACAGCATCGGCTTCCTCGAGCGAAAAGTCGAATTCGGTCTGCACGGGAATGCAGATTTTTTCGCAGACGCCAAGGAAGACATTGCCTTTGAGGCGGTGGCCATCGGGATCGGGCTTAAAGGTTATTGGTAAGGACACCGGACGCTTATAGCCGATGCCATCTTCGGCGGCGCTGAAAAGTACGGGCGCGGGATAGGCGATCTGGGCGTCAGCGCGGCCCTCAAGCGTGATCTGTGGTGGAACGCCCGAGCTTCCGGGATTGCGCCAATAGGTTTTCCAGCCTGGTGCGAGATCGATTTGCAGCGCACCGCGTATCGCGCCATTGTCCGATGCTTGGTCTTCAATAATGACGCGCACCCGTCCACCGGGCGTTTGCGTCCATGGCGAAGTCGATGCCGCGGCAGGGAGGGCCGTTACCGCAAAGACCAGAGAAAAAAGCAG from Brucella sp. BE17 encodes:
- a CDS encoding peroxiredoxin, translating into MTIKVGDTLPAATFKVKTADGVEEKTTDDIFKGKKVVLFAVPGAFTPTCSLNHLPGFLDNRDAILAKGVDQIAVVSVNDPFVMGAWAESTGGEGKILFLADGSASFTKAAGLDLDLSGGGLGVRSKRYSAIIEDGIVKALNIEEQPGQAVTSAASALLEQL
- a CDS encoding protein-disulfide reductase DsbD domain-containing protein; the protein is MNIRTLLLFSLVFAVTALPAAASTSPWTQTPGGRVRVIIEDQASDNGAIRGALQIDLAPGWKTYWRNPGSSGVPPQITLEGRADAQIAYPAPVLFSAAEDGIGYKRPVSLPITFKPDPDGHRLKGNVFLGVCEKICIPVQTEFDFSLEEADAVQSSAPQQVAVRTIIETAFDRLPAPASKDFGITKVKREGDKAIFKLALPDPHAPAQLFVASDKMSLSQPVASPAQDDPEFIVTLHGKAKAVIVDYTIVQNGEAVSGQVALD